The genomic DNA AGGTGAATACCAGGCCATTGTAGGTGTGGTGTGCCATGCTGATCACTATATAGAGCGAGAGACTGCCATCACTCTAGAGCGAGTTTGTATACTTCCTATAGTAGTGACTAACAGAGCTTCTACAACACAGCAGCTTAACCAAACAACGAACAAGACAAGACAATCTTAAGGAGACAGAAGAGATAACGGTAAGAACATTTTCTTAGTGTTGTACGATTTTGTTGAGGGTTTTGCACACAACCTGTGATGTCAGTTGGCTGGCCGTGTCTTCTAGTTATGCACATTCTACGCTGGGCGAATGGCCATGGTAACATCTCATATTAAGGCGATTTATTATTGGTATTCATTAGTAATtacgtgtttgtttgtttgtttgtttatttgtttataaagGTACCAAACTATTGTATAGACCGTAAAGGGATAAGTTGCAGTGATGCACAGATAACATTTTATAACAAAGTGTCAGAACTACAGAAGCAAGAACCAACATACTGTACCGATTGGTATCAGTATACGTACTATCAATACAGTATAGACCAAAAAGCAAGAGAACAGAGTCCCAAATATTAGTGCATTACAAGAGGCTTTGTATGACAATATATACATgtcaaaataataatttttaattgTGTCCACTGGACATGTATTCTTGCCCAGTGGAGGAACGGCCTCTATCTCGAGAACTGTAGGGTCACCGGAGGTCGGTACACTGCTGATCATCTCAGAGGGATACCCCCACCATTACAGTAATATAAAAAGACATGCGCCCCAAATGAATGAGCAGTGTGGACGGCTGCTTTAATGGTGGCCATATTGTGTCCACTGGACAAGTATTCTTACCTAGTGGAAGAACTAGACAAAAAGTCCCAGTACTTACATCCAATAAGACAAATCATATGGTTAGATGCTTTTTCTTCATAAATgaaggtcatttagttaaattctttggaaaAAGCATttttaagcttgcaaaccacACCAAGACATTCCTTCTTTTTCTAGTCCTATATTTTATTCCTAAAAAATTAGCCCCAAACCTGAATGATCTGGCTGCTAAACTCCTCTCACTTAGTGATATTAGTAGACCTCAAATAACCATTGCTGAGAAGATTAAGATAAGACATTTCTTCTAAGATCCTTTGTAGTCTCCATGgaaaaacagctctgtgctgcctggtggaagggagaaagtgaaagtgaaaataAACAGCAGTTTATACAAAGGTACCACTTAGTACCATCTGCATCAGTAGCCAGACTAACTTGTACCTTAGCCTGGAGCGTGTGTGATTTCTGCAGAAGTGCTCAGTGTTGATATTTAATTACAGCCTTTGTAGTGAGCTGTGtttacctacagtactgtatactataAACAGCCGCCTGAGTCATGCAAAGGATTAGCTGAGCTGTATCTTATTACTATAATCAGGGATGCCTCATTTCCGCCGAGCCCCGGCTCTCCCTAGCTGTGGCAAAAGTTGCCGAGCCCAACTTCCCATGCTggcaatattttaccaggaagtaatacattgagagttacctctcgttttcaagtatgtcctgggcacagagtaaaacaaatagtacatggttacaagtacagttacataaatgaacagggtatacattatatacaagacactgcgtgcacagttaaagaaaatatatattatgggcgtatgaaacagttacagacccgattaaaatgtgagacagccttagatttgaaagaacttaaactggtggtggatgtgagagtctttggtaggttgttccagttttggggtgcacggtaggagaaggaggaacgtccggatactttgttgagccttgtgaccatgaacagtcttttggagtctgatctcaggtgataagtgctgcatgtggtaggggtgaggagcttgttcaggtagctgggtagcttgcccatgaagaatttaaaggcaagacaggaaaggtgaactttgcgcctagactcgagtgatgaacaatctagttctttgagcatatcgcagtgatgtgtgttgtagttgcattggagaacaaaacgacaaattgaattgtagagggtgtcaagtttgctaaggtgggtttgaggtgccgagccgtatactatgtctccatagtcaataattggcattagcatctgctgtgcgatacgctttctgaccaggagacttagggaggatttgttcctgtaaagtgcccctagtttggcataggtcttggttgtcaggatataaatgtgcatcccaaatgttaagtgggagtcaaaccataagcccaggtatttaaaactagtgacaggggttagggtggtgttagcgttggttcaaatcaggagctcagtcactggaagctttaaaaatttagtcttggtcccgaataccattgttacagtcttgtcagtgtttaaaaacagtttgttttgggaaatccagttttcgagtctcaaaaagtcagactgaagtatgtgttgaaggttagagaggctatggctgtgtgcatataggattgtgtcgtctgcatacatgtgtattgaggcttccttacaagctgtgggaagatcattaatgaacactgagaagagtaggggccccagaacagagccttgcgggacaccacaggtgatatccagggggttggagttagagcctgagatggacacatgttgggatcttcctgatagataggactgaaaccagtttaaagcaagcttccctattccagagctctggagtttgctgagcaggatagcatgatcaactgtgtcaaaagcctttgcaaaatctaggaatactgcaccagtgagttgtccccgttccattccacactggatttcattgcaaacttttagcaggatagttacggtggagtatttgggacgaaacccagattggaattggctagggaaatttgtcttggtatagaaatcgcttaattgggagtggacacatttttccatgactttggatagaattgggagaagtgagattggcctgtagtttgagacattgtttttgtccccacttttgaagattgggacaactctggcagttttccaggtcttagggatatggcctgcggacaggatagagttgactatggacgcaattggtttggcaatggctggggcaccaactcGTAGGAACCTatattgtagtaagtcaggtccacattggcagcttagttttagtttgaggagcgcttgtataatctcctcttcagatactgggccaaattaaaattgtgggcagtgttgggaggggttgggactataggggtactcccaggatgagattcaggtttgtggtttgggttgcgttttgctaataagttcgtggcgcaccccacaaagtaatcattgaatgcatttgcaatgtcagtggggtctgtcagagtaatatcctccttagtgatattacttggttgttgatggttaggaggctggaatatactattgataaccttccagaagttagctgggtttgttgtattttggtggagattgtcagagtaatattgtgcttttgcatgccttgtttgccttgtgcacatgttccgcaggcatctgtagtgattgagatccttggtagtgccagttactttgtagcttttccacaaggtatccctgagctggtagagtgcaataaggtcagttgtaacccatggaaggtgggccccccgtacccttattttgcgtagtggagcatgggtatcgcagagttttaagaactcggattggaaatagtcaagcgcagaatcagggtctggaattaaatcgattctgtgccatgggcagttggtaaggtcatccagaaactgttgtgggttaaagtttttaaatgttctagtgaggagaactttagggcttgattggggcgttttaattttccttacacagtacactattgcatggtcactgaaaatgtcaggaaggatgccagaggattggattctgctggggtttgaggagagaatccagtctagcaaggaatggttatgcgatttcaggtttatccgtgtgggttgggaaatgagttgcgataggttaagtgacttcagTTGTatttggattttgtggtttttagggtcaagccaattgaagttgaaatctccaagaactagcagctcactcttctcattcagagaggaaatggagccaagaaattgggtgatatcagtcagggattgtagaggggctttaggggggcggtagatgccagcaagcaagattggCATAGAAaaagggaggcagattttgccaactagaatttcaaaagagggtgggtttggggggcaatttaacagtgtaaaatgtaaggtgtctgcaatataaaataacacccctcctcctctctttgacctatctctcctaaaaatggagtatccctgaatggcgatatttgcatcaggggttttaggggatagccatgtttctgtaagaatgatggctttgagtttatgcataaggcaccatgcccttagttcgtccagtttgggcagcaggctccggatatttatatgggcgacagatactgcaccgacacactttattcgagcaaatacccagtatgtacctggcagatacctggaatgcgccgctcctcacctctgacaagccccgttgcatttgccttcccagcctgggttcatgcctggctgacgggcggctgatctgttaaatgataatgattaggatttaataggctgcaatgcttcgcgtgtctaccagatggcataaattcatgaattgtaatgcagtatatatatatatactgtgcagtattgcagccagggggaataaaatgcttcaatccctgcatggaaaatacctcaatgcactcgggcagaaaacagtcacaaacctcaatacacccgggtatacccgaattcgtgggactagccgagctcgaataaagtgtgtcgccagtgtagccctTTTTGGGATTTAAAGGTGggattctcaggggcatgggacagagctgaaatgggaggacctgggttaggttcaatatcacctgctaaagagagtaacagtacaagtaggaatttgggtagttgtttgtaggttgtaaatttgtggtgtatgctattagagtgagcagtggttggtgtgctgctttttagagttctccaccaacattcagtagatagtgcaaggcttttgagtagtccagggtgtatggtgatgttgggtgtgggccaggatggaggagtttgtagtgtatagagggagtaacatctccatgaggccaggagaaaaaaaaaagttaaaatacatagcaggttcatgatgccagaggtaggcagtgctgcaaggagctgttgtgaacaaagtgagtgtgtgcagactaaacagcagcggtgtgcctgttccttgtcaaatgtttagctgtattgcaatgctagagtcagttcagggtttcagtgttttgtgcggtcagttttgggagaggctgcagtgaaataagttgtaaaggggtggggggttaaaatatgcaggttagcaaacatgggatcatagtgtgatctgagtagcttaccgtttgttgtcgtgagtaaaagagtttgcagaaagatgcagtcacctctagtcaaactatagtctaactataacttctcacttaaaaagctcactttaaatggctcACTATATCATGGCAATGCAGTGACTATATGACTATAGTACCTGCTGACTAATTTCAGGCCACCTGGTATGACAGAGACTCGGTTTGGTCAGCTCCCCCTCTTCTAGCTCAGTAGGCCTGTGCACATGGCTTAAAGCCGCAGCCCATGCTTGTCAacgtttgtttttcttttttcttttcaagagatgtttttctttttaaaactTTTTGAAATATCAAGTATCCGGGATCTTAAAATGGTGCTTTCCCCAGTGCTGCCTAAAGGTTCCCCAGCGGCTCCACTTCCATTTCGATCAGGGTGGCTGCTCCATTGGAGTGTTAGCCTACTCACTTTCTAGAGCAGTGGTCCccgacttcagtcctcaagcaccccttCAGTCACAATGagtgatccacctgtgctgaagcagggatttccttaagaCCTGCCCTATAGTGATCCTTAAGGACTGGAGATGCTCTAGAGCATTGGTGCCATAATGGAACAGGTACATTATAAGGTTCTGTAACGGCTaatcccttccctgccagaggagCTACCGTACTAACTCTTAAATCCATTTACATATCATTACAGTAGGATTTTTTCCAATAGAATAGAAATTAATTTGataaacatgtcttttttttacccAAGTATTATTATAATAATGCGTTGCAGCCCCTCTTACTGGAAAGGGGTTCATGGAAACCATCTGCCTCCCTCTAATCGCCAATACTCAAATCAAAAGTGACACTTTTCAGGCCTGTGCTAActcccccctcccagctcacaccaagCAGGGCGCCTAAATATAGATGCTTTGCAGTTTCAAAATTATTAGTTCCTTGACAGTTTTACGTATTGTTTTCTTCCCTGTAGACTAAAATTCAATGTCAACTTTCCTTATTATCATTGTTGATTTGTAAAGCGCcatggtgcaatcccacatagccagCCAAAAACGACCTTGAATTGAACGCCTTGGTAAATAAGGCCACTTCAACGCAACGTAAGTTTGTACAAGGTATATTTCGGGACCGGGCGGcttcttatggagtagcactgcttagtaaatatgaccctaaATCTTAGCTAGGAAGAGTTCATGAGCAAGGGCCAGCGTAAGTCCGGACCTCAAACTCGGGTAGCAGCTGTGGGCCCGGAGGATGCTCTGGGATTTGATTTAAATCAAGAGGGACATTCAAGTCATTGGCATTTAAAGCTGGACGGATGGGCTTGTACTTCCCATTTAGTGATGCCGGATGAAGATGTAGTCTACTATAAATGGGCAGTTTCTCCCACGATGACCTTTTTTGACCGTGAGCTCCATGTCTCCACTGCCCAAGGTTGTGACATGGTGGATCCAGGGCTGCGGTATAGATTACAAAGATATTGATGGGCATCATGAGATATGCTCTGCAGAGAATTCACTTTGCTGCCCATCACCATTATAACATACCATTTATTAATAATTCATTTAGACGTATCATTGTTCTTTAGATTTTAACAGTAATTAAAAAGTATGTGGTTGGGATATATTCGGCAGTGAAATAACCTACTAATAGTAACTTGAGGTAAGTAACTCAGAGTAATTAATTGTTGCTCCCTTATCAGTGAGCTTTAAAGGAGTAATGCATTcattcaagctgccgtttaaaaaaaattggttaGGTGGGACACACAAACAGAGTACAACACTGTCTGTGGTCTACATTTTCCACATTGCGACAACTCTCTGTgttaaaaaggcaatccaagcacttttacttttttaactttttttgtccAATAAAAAGGAAAgggctacaaatatatattttaccttaTATAAACCAGGGGGTCCCCCATAGCTGAATCCCGGCACTCATCTCCGGGGACCCCACGATTGcaaatagatatagatatatattttgtttacttttgccagtacttgcaaggaaaaagaaagatggctgcTGTGCCGCCCAATCAGAATCTGCAATGTCATCTCGCAATTATTGCGCTGCCAGTGTGAGGTTGAGCCCGGCGGCCATATTGTTCATAAGGGAGTTTCAAATTAAATACTAGCGGGTCCCCATAGCTTGGAGTGCTGCGTTTCCGGGGCATCCGTGTGTCAagcccatccccctcccccccataaagCAGCTCAGATTGCTGCTATAAAGCAACAATACCCAATATTTGTGACATTTATTAGGGAATTTGAGGTATGAGTTGTTTTTTTGTGCTGATTTCTGACACAAAATCCTACAAATTTGGCCGTGGGGTGACCCAgtctgccattttgtttttccgTAAAATATTCTTAACACCCCAAATACCTCGAGAACCGTAGTGTCCACGTAGGTCTGAGATCTGGAATCTCGATTCAGGTAATTTACAAATGAAGGTAATGTAAAGGTAATTGTATTGCTTATATTCCCTTATAGGTATTTTGGGGTGttcatctatatactgtatgccttAGATAGTGTTTTCGGAGTTGGAATGTGCAGGACATACTTCTTGTTTTTCATCTCAATAGTTGATTTAGTGATTCACCCCGCACCTCAGTATGATACGATGTATTGATTGGTTATTATAGTTAGGGATTCACTTGCGCAAGTCTctcctttttattcttctgtGTGTGTAATTTACTAAACAACGGTAAGATCGCACAAACCGTGCGACCTGCTGCTTTAAGTCACCAACTGCTCTTGCCAAAAATGTCCTGATGTTGTGAACAGTTAGGTCTCTtggtgttaaaatggatgagaagtaaagagtgacacgtgctcatttgaatgtcattacccagaatccctagctgctgtggaagcactgtttgttaaACAATAATAGGGAAggacaaggttgcagacctgtctgagacatgcaaatgcaccacaagtggtatttttaatttCTGTTTTTTGGTGTATAGCTGTTCTGTTAGGAgaccatacactaccgacacacttaatccgagcagggctagttccgcaagccgggggatgccccggcttgctagccccactccctcggcgtgccgcgcgtcaccgatgcgcggtcacgcgtcatcgggtgccagcgccccctgcacgcgcgtccagggctccccgagggagccctggtgtcccgcgatgtgggggacggcggcagggggttccgggggacccggcggacccggcagcgggagggagagcgccccgatcggagggcgctcttccgctgcttcggcacgcgcccggcaccctccggcgcgcgccaggttactgctgcggccgagaacgggcaaatgctcgaataaactcggccgcagcagtagatgatTACATTTCATGTTTGTGGGGATTGGGATAGGCACTTGAATATCTTTCTCCCTGATTGTTTCACCATCACTGGACGGAGGAACACACATAACTAATCTTTTATTTTCTAAAGGTGGTAATATGagccagtttgagcaggcgattCTGGCTTCCCATAATGCTTATCGGGCGAGGCATAGGGCGCCTCCTCTCCAGCTCAGTCGAGGTCTCTGCAACTCAGCACAAAAATGGGCTGATTATCTGCTGTCCATCCGAACCATGAAACACAGCGGATGGGGTTACGGGGAGAACATATACTGGACGAACAACCCCAGCATCAAACAACTAGCAGGTATACGATTCCCACTACCAAAACGCCTATATTATCTATACGTCAGTAGAGGGCAATGCATGCTCACTTGTCTACAAGGACAACATCTCACAAGCCAAGTCGTGACCTTGCACACCATACTCATATACAGTAACCCTGTGATGTTTTGGGGGGTGAAGTGTGCAATTTCCTTCAAGAATGTTTCTCACACAAAATGTCTAATTTTAAGCTCGCAAACAGTTTATACCTCTCTCCTTGCATGGAAAAAGAAAGACTGTGGGAtcgcccaataggaagctgcaatgtcatccaaTGATGATGTTAGAGGTTTCTATTGGTCAGTAAAATGAGGCTGACCCCAGTGGACATATTTTTTCTCCCGGACAAGAATTATtttaaaggaataaaaaaaaaaattaaatatatcatATTAGGAACCAGGGGGATCACCGTATCCTGCAGTGCCCGGATCAGCTCCGAGGGACACCTTATTTCaatttaggttaaaaaaaaatttttagatatggaaaacaggacaggcactcctgtTGTATATGCAAAAAGGCAAGAggctcttgagaaaggtcctagtggggaccaaaacgttgattcaatacatttcACCTTTTTGCATATaagagtgcctgtcctgttttcctttttctgtatctttttggacAGTATACACCCTCCCTTTACCTgaattgtttattttgttttgcgCGAGCCCCGTTTCTGATTTTATATATGTCTACACTATCTATCTATGCGTGTGTGCGAGCGTGTGAAAACCGAGCAGCACTGATatctgctttaaagctgcagttcagtcaatatcctgcatgtgtgtttttttttaataaatcagttctgtagtaagaaaaaatatttttagcattttctgtttttaaaaaaacaactttgaaagaccaatttttttgtattctattttaacaaccatttgctaaggcactgccccttcatgtcctgtcacaagccctggcacacccctttgtcagccctgccctccctcttgcacgtcagtgcaggagtgctcatgaatattcatgagcttccactgactgactgaagcagatgaaaaacatatcccatatctaaagatttcgccaaatttcgccgatcaatatatggagaacgaattgaccagttctttaggtaattagagattgcccacatgaaactattgaattgaaaaaaaaaaataaaaaaataaaaaaagactgaactgcagctttaaagcaactgtgctttttaaaaaaaaaaatggttcccCCTGGGTATAGTAGGAAGCAGAGGGTctgtggagctgaaccgcgttaatatcagctccggtgaCCTCCTGCCCCCGAGTTACTTACATCACAAAGTGCCTCAGGTCCCTCCTGCATGTTTAAaggtcccgcgtcacatgggccaataggaagccgcatggGATGATGTCGCGACTTCCTAATGACCCGCCATGCGCGGGACCTTTAAACCGCCATATTGGGTGCCCAGTCAGAGTTGCTACCGGCAGCACCTTCCGGGGTaattatctcgggaagaaggAGGTTTCCTTGGAGCGGAAATCAACACGgcccagctccggggaccccagctccggagacccccagctccggagacccccagcttcaaacgTGGTAAGAAGAGAAAAAGCCCCAAGAGGAAACACTTCTTTAAGCCATAATACGATGCAGAACAGTTTAAAATACTTCTTTCTTTTCTGTTTAAGGTAACGTGGCGGTGGATGCCTGGTACAATGAAATTAAGTTTTATAACTTCAGCAATCCTGGATTTGCAAGCAACACAGGTAAAGCGTCATCACAAGGAATCCCCAGTGCTCCAAATTAACTAAACACTGCTAAGTGTTTATATATCTTAAGTGCAgtacatgtttaataggttaaattacAACTTTAAACATTTCCATTGCAAACAAACACTTTGgaagtttttttttaacaatctgcATCTAATGTCTTTTGCTGATAAGACTGTCAGTTTTCAAAGCCCCAGACAGATTTTTCACTTTCCTCTGCCAATGTTTGCAAGGCAATAATAACGCCATCATTAGTCTTAAATatcggtgcgcaaactttttgagctgtggCCCGCTTCCTGGGAACCGCAGCGTTcacgtacccccctcccccccctctcccgatggctcagcgtcaaatgacgttgcaggtcatgtgacatcacattacgTGACCCcaccggctggcagcaggtaagtgagttgcagagacctcacgcctcccccggcatttaatttaaattaaatggagcCTATAATCGCCCGCACCCCCCCCTACAAATCCTCCAGCACCCCAATTTGCACAACGATGGTCTAAAAGATCAACGCGAGTAGCTGATAATGTCCCAGTTCAATGTTCCCAGAGAAAAGCAGAACATTGATTGTTCACTCAATAGAGATAAACCGGCTTCGATAAACACGGCGATTGTTTGTTTCAGGAAAAATGACAAAGAATCCAAACTTCAGTTATTGAttggagatagagatagagatagagatagatatatatatatatatatatatatatatatatatatatatatatatatatatatacatatatatatatatatatatatatatatatatatatacagtggtcgacaaatcaccaaaaaatctactcgccgagcaaaaaattctactcgccacctagtaccaaacgtgtgctgcttgggtcaataggagctcgccacgatgttaaatccactcgcccggggcgagcaaatgtataggtttgtcgaacactgtatatatatatatgaaaaaatcacattcagttggcacactgtaaacaacagaaaaaatgctgatgcttgtcccatatgcacatgtatataaataggttttaccagattggag from Ascaphus truei isolate aAscTru1 chromosome 21, aAscTru1.hap1, whole genome shotgun sequence includes the following:
- the LOC142472283 gene encoding Golgi-associated plant pathogenesis-related protein 1-like, with product MSQFEQAILASHNAYRARHRAPPLQLSRGLCNSAQKWADYLLSIRTMKHSGWGYGENIYWTNNPSIKQLAGNVAVDAWYNEIKFYNFSNPGFASNTGHFTQVIWRGSTQLGVGLATDGRGTFYVVGQYNPPGNVNTAAHFQSNVLP